One genomic window of Sphingobacterium oryzagri includes the following:
- a CDS encoding thioredoxin domain-containing protein, whose product MANKLQQETSPYLQQHAENPVHWKPWSDEALQKAKDENKLIIVSIGYSACHWCHVMERESFENEAIAETMNKFYVPIKIDREERPDIDQIYMIAVQLMTNAGGWPLNCICLPDGRPIYGGTYFKPHDWQQVLLQIAQMWEETPAVAIDYAERLTKGIQQAERLPITPIPEQYSAADLEEIVKPWIAQFDEQDGGYTRAPKFPLPNNWLFFLRYATLSKNQNLLDHVHFTLEKMANGGIYDQVGGGFARYAVDGKWHVPHFEKMLYDNGQLIALYSEAYQQNPNPQYKRVVSETIAWAKREMQAENGGFFSALDADSEGVEGKFYTFSKTEIENILADDAPLFLAYYHVSAAGNWQEEHTNILHCSIDAKQLVAESGFSADEWENYLFEIKEKLRTYRDQRIHPGLDHKQLSTWNALLLKGLVDAYRVFQEEEYLQLALQVATFIKTHCYQDGVLLHQPADKNRQINGFLDDYAFTIEAFIALYECAFDESWLQLADKLAIRAIADFYDNADKTFYYTASDSAEKLIARKSEIMDNVIPASSSTMVRALYRLAEMLDNQDYQVIADQLFANVFPHIKQYGSAYSNWAIQLLEHVYGNNEIALTGKDALTWRKQLDAHYIPNKITMGGTKSNLPLLKDKEGIESKAYLCRNKTCSLPQHSVHALLQLLNDNWDSSPIN is encoded by the coding sequence ATGGCCAACAAACTGCAACAGGAGACATCTCCATACCTACAGCAGCACGCTGAAAACCCCGTCCATTGGAAGCCCTGGAGCGACGAAGCTTTACAGAAAGCCAAAGACGAAAACAAACTGATCATTGTTAGCATCGGCTATTCAGCCTGCCACTGGTGCCATGTGATGGAGCGAGAGAGCTTTGAAAACGAAGCGATTGCCGAAACAATGAACAAGTTTTATGTGCCGATAAAAATAGATCGGGAAGAAAGACCAGATATCGATCAGATTTATATGATTGCGGTACAGCTGATGACCAACGCCGGCGGATGGCCATTAAACTGCATTTGCCTGCCTGACGGACGGCCGATTTACGGCGGAACTTATTTTAAACCACATGATTGGCAACAGGTATTATTACAAATTGCGCAAATGTGGGAAGAAACGCCTGCTGTCGCGATCGATTACGCCGAGCGACTAACTAAAGGTATACAACAAGCCGAGCGCTTACCCATTACGCCTATTCCCGAACAATATAGCGCTGCCGATTTGGAAGAAATAGTCAAACCCTGGATAGCGCAGTTTGACGAGCAAGACGGCGGATATACACGCGCTCCGAAGTTTCCGTTGCCAAATAATTGGCTTTTCTTTTTGCGCTATGCTACGCTATCAAAAAACCAGAACTTGTTAGATCACGTGCATTTCACTTTGGAAAAAATGGCAAATGGCGGTATCTACGATCAGGTTGGCGGCGGCTTTGCGCGCTATGCTGTAGACGGAAAATGGCATGTGCCGCACTTCGAGAAAATGCTGTATGACAATGGTCAGCTCATTGCGCTTTACAGCGAAGCTTATCAGCAAAACCCTAATCCGCAATACAAACGAGTCGTATCAGAAACCATTGCCTGGGCTAAGCGTGAAATGCAAGCCGAAAATGGCGGTTTCTTTTCAGCGCTGGATGCCGATAGCGAAGGCGTAGAAGGTAAATTTTATACTTTTTCCAAAACGGAAATCGAAAATATACTAGCCGATGATGCGCCGTTATTCTTGGCATATTACCATGTCAGCGCAGCGGGTAATTGGCAAGAGGAACATACCAATATATTGCATTGCAGCATCGATGCGAAACAACTGGTCGCAGAAAGTGGCTTTAGTGCCGACGAATGGGAAAACTATCTTTTCGAAATTAAAGAAAAGTTGCGTACCTACCGTGACCAACGCATACATCCCGGGCTGGACCACAAGCAGCTCAGCACGTGGAACGCCTTGCTGCTAAAAGGCTTGGTGGATGCTTATCGTGTATTTCAGGAGGAAGAATATCTACAGCTGGCTCTGCAGGTTGCTACATTTATTAAAACGCATTGTTATCAGGACGGCGTTTTGCTGCACCAACCAGCAGATAAAAACCGGCAGATAAATGGCTTTCTAGATGATTATGCATTTACCATTGAAGCCTTTATCGCGCTTTATGAATGTGCATTTGACGAATCTTGGCTACAACTGGCCGATAAGTTAGCGATCCGCGCCATTGCCGATTTTTACGATAACGCCGATAAGACATTTTACTATACGGCATCAGATAGTGCTGAAAAACTCATCGCACGCAAAAGCGAGATTATGGATAACGTGATACCTGCGTCCTCTTCTACCATGGTGCGCGCACTGTATCGCCTGGCTGAAATGCTCGACAACCAAGACTATCAAGTCATAGCCGATCAACTATTTGCTAATGTCTTTCCGCACATCAAACAATATGGTTCGGCCTACTCCAACTGGGCGATTCAACTACTCGAGCATGTATATGGCAATAATGAAATTGCGCTCACCGGAAAAGATGCCTTAACGTGGCGCAAACAACTTGACGCACATTATATCCCGAACAAAATAACAATGGGCGGAACAAAAAGTAACTTACCGCTGTTAAAGGATAAGGAAGGTATCGAATCAAAAGCATACCTTTGTCGAAACAAGACCTGTAGTTTACCGCAGCATTCCGTGCACGCATTGCTACAGCTGTTAAATGATAACTGGGATTCATCCCCAATAAATTAA
- a CDS encoding SixA phosphatase family protein: protein MEKKSLYLVRHGKAEEHTFTKKDSERDLIQHGIARSASIAETLKQRLLPIDEKTLIISSTANRAAQTAKIFAEMLAYPAENIQWEPRIYEAHYLLILKRINDISANYDQVLVFGHNPGLSDLVEYVANEFVNLKTAHVACLTLEEGIDYASLSANTAKLDNILTEG, encoded by the coding sequence ATGGAAAAAAAATCACTTTACCTTGTTCGTCACGGCAAAGCCGAAGAACACACTTTTACGAAAAAAGATAGCGAACGTGACCTAATCCAGCATGGTATTGCACGATCTGCGAGCATCGCAGAAACACTGAAACAACGCTTACTACCCATCGATGAAAAAACACTCATCATCTCTTCTACAGCAAACCGAGCTGCGCAAACGGCCAAGATTTTTGCTGAGATGTTAGCTTATCCCGCCGAAAACATACAGTGGGAACCTCGTATTTATGAAGCCCATTACCTGCTGATTTTAAAACGTATAAACGATATTTCGGCAAACTACGACCAGGTACTTGTCTTCGGCCACAACCCCGGACTTTCTGATCTTGTCGAATACGTCGCAAATGAGTTTGTCAATCTCAAGACCGCACACGTGGCTTGCTTAACACTTGAGGAAGGCATAGACTACGCCAGCTTATCAGCCAATACTGCGAAGCTTGACAATATCCTTACCGAAGGATAA
- a CDS encoding FKBP-type peptidyl-prolyl cis-trans isomerase: MAIENNNVITLNYKLHTIEENGEKSFVEETTTENPLTFLYGVGMMLPKFEENIAGLGEGDKTSFTLAAVDAYGEKDERAIAQLPADMFNETGLPPVGEVIPLQDNQGNQFRAVVVEVTPEAVVADLNHPMAGKTLNFDIEILAVRPATEEELAHGHAHGADGHSGHE, translated from the coding sequence ATGGCAATAGAAAACAACAACGTAATTACGTTGAATTACAAACTTCACACGATCGAAGAAAACGGCGAAAAATCTTTTGTCGAAGAAACAACAACTGAAAATCCGTTAACTTTCCTATATGGCGTGGGTATGATGTTACCTAAGTTTGAAGAAAACATCGCTGGATTAGGTGAAGGCGACAAAACATCATTCACATTAGCGGCGGTTGATGCTTACGGTGAAAAAGATGAGCGTGCTATTGCGCAACTTCCTGCCGATATGTTTAACGAAACAGGCCTTCCTCCAGTGGGTGAAGTAATTCCGTTACAGGATAATCAAGGCAACCAGTTTCGTGCGGTTGTTGTTGAGGTAACACCGGAAGCTGTTGTAGCAGATCTTAACCACCCAATGGCTGGTAAAACATTAAACTTTGATATCGAAATCCTAGCGGTACGCCCAGCGACGGAAGAAGAATTGGCACATGGCCACGCACACGGTGCTGATGGTCATTCCGGTCATGAATAA
- the mnmD gene encoding tRNA (5-methylaminomethyl-2-thiouridine)(34)-methyltransferase MnmD, with protein sequence MEFVTTGDGSATLYHPEVGEHYHSKHGALQESRHVFLHAGLQFFLEKSAKSEVSVLEVGFGTGLNFLLSADYALQQHIHLRYCGIEAFPLAEDLLFQTGYDRFVDPVIWQALEENYAAALQNEVQYSDGVRLAIAHQKVLSFASSEQFDVIYFDAFAAVHQPEMWTDETLAHVCQYLRPGGVFVTYAITGNLKRSMKALGFSIEKAPGAPGKREMLRAVKK encoded by the coding sequence ATGGAATTTGTTACTACGGGAGACGGCTCCGCTACATTATATCATCCGGAAGTTGGAGAGCATTATCATTCTAAACATGGCGCGCTGCAGGAAAGCCGTCACGTGTTTTTGCATGCCGGGTTACAATTTTTTCTGGAAAAATCGGCGAAAAGTGAGGTGTCTGTATTAGAAGTAGGCTTTGGTACGGGATTGAATTTTTTGCTTAGTGCGGATTATGCTCTACAGCAGCATATCCATCTACGGTACTGCGGTATCGAAGCGTTTCCGTTAGCGGAAGACTTGCTTTTTCAGACTGGCTACGACCGCTTTGTCGATCCGGTGATATGGCAAGCGCTAGAGGAAAACTATGCTGCGGCACTGCAAAATGAGGTACAGTATAGCGATGGGGTGCGTTTAGCCATTGCACATCAAAAAGTATTAAGCTTTGCATCGTCCGAGCAATTTGATGTGATCTATTTTGATGCGTTTGCAGCCGTACATCAACCGGAAATGTGGACAGATGAAACGTTGGCACATGTTTGCCAGTATCTGCGACCCGGTGGTGTATTCGTTACTTACGCCATCACTGGCAATTTAAAACGGTCTATGAAGGCTTTGGGATTTTCGATAGAGAAAGCGCCTGGCGCACCCGGCAAGCGGGAGATGTTGCGTGCTGTAAAAAAATAA